In the Afipia sp. GAS231 genome, TGCGCGATGAGCACGGGTTCCGGCTGCTGGACTACACCGTCGATTCCGACGGGGCCTCGCCGCGGGCCTGTTTCCAGTTCTCCGAGGACCTCGCCAAGCGGGTTGATTTCGCGCCGTTCCTCGCGCTGGCCGGTACCGACAAGCCGGCGCTGTCGGCCGAGGGCAAGCAGCTCTGCGTCGACGGCCTCAAGCATGGCGAGCGCTACAATATCAACCTGCGCGCCGGCCTGCCGTCGACCGTCAAGGAGAGCCTGCCGAAGTCGGCCGAGTTCAACATCTATGTCCGCGACCGCAAGCCGTTCGTGCGCTTCACCGGCCGCGCCTATGTGCTGCCGCGCACCGGCCAGCGCGGCATTCCGCTGGTCAGCGTCAATACGCCGGCGGTGAACGTCAACGTGTTCCGGATCGGCGACCGCAACCTGATCAACACCGTGATCGACAGCGATTTCCAGAAGACGCTGAGCCGCTACCAGCTCTCGGATCTCGGCAACGAGCGCGGCGTCAAGGTCTGGACCGGCGAACTCGCCACCGCCACCACGCTGAACCAGGACGTCGTCACCGCGTTCCCGGTGGACGAAGCACTCGGCAATTTGCAGCCCGGCGTTTACGTCATGACGGCGGCCCCGAAGAGCCCCGGCAGCGACGATGACGGCACGCTGGCGACCCAATGGTTCATCGTGTCGGACATGGGGCTAACAGCGTTTTCCGGCAATGACGGCATCCATGTCTTCGTCAATTCGCTGGCCTCCACCGAGGCCGTCACGAAGGCCGAAGTCAAACTGGTCGCGCGCAACAACGAGATTTTGGCAACCCGGAAGACCGACGATGCCGGCCATGTGCTGTTCGAGGCCGGGCTGGCACTCGGCGAGGGCGGCTTGTCGCCGGCGCTGCTGACGGTCACCAGCGAGAAGGCGGACTATGCCTTCCTCAGCCTCAAAACCAGCGCCTTCGACCTTACCGACCGCGGCGTTGCCGGGCGGGAGACACCTGCCGGTGCGGACGCCTTCGTCTATGCCGAGCGCGGGGTCTACCGGTCCAACGAAACGGTCTACCTCACCGCACTGCTGCGCGACGGGCAGGGCAACGCCATGACCGGCGGGCCGCTGACCTTGGTGATCGAGCGGCCCGACGGCGTCGAATACCGCCGGGCCCAGCTCGCCGATCAGGGCGCGGGCGGCCGCTCCATGGCGGTGCCGCTCAATTCCGCGGTTCCGACCGGGACCTGGCGGGCGCGGGCCTATACCGACCCCAAGGGCGCGTCGGTCGGCGAGACCACCTTCATGGTCGAGGATTACATCCCGGAGCGGATCGAATTCGACCTCACCGCCAAGGACAAACTGATCAAGGCTGAGATTCCCGTTGAACTGAAGGTCGACGGACATTTCCTTTATGGTGCACCAGCTTCCGGGCTTTCGCTCGAAGGCGACATGCTGGTCACGTCGGCGGCATCGGGCCGGCCGGGCTATCCCGGCTATCAGTTCGGCGTCGCCGACGAGGAGACCGCCAGTAACGAGCGCACCCCGATCGAGAACCTGCCGGAAGCCGACGCCAACGGCGTCGCGACCTTCCCGGTCAGTTTGCCAAAACCGCCGTCCTCGACCCGGCCGCAGGAAGCCCAGATCTTCATCCGCATGGCGGAAACCGGCGGCCGCGCCGTCGAACGCAAGCTGGTGCTGCCGGTGGCGCCTGCGCAAAACCTGATCGGCATCAGGCCGCTGTTCGGCGACAAGAACGTTGCCGAGGGCGACAAGGCCGAGTTCGACGTGGTGTTCGTCGCTCCCGACGGCAAGCAACTTTCGCGGAATGGCCTGCGCTACGAACTCCTGAAGATGGAGTCGCGATATCAGTGGTACCGTCAGAATTCGTCCTGGGAATATGAACCGGTCAAGTCCACCAGCCGCGTCGCCGACGGCGATCTGACGTTGACATCAGACAAGGCCGCGCGCGTCAGCCTGGCGCCGCAGCCCGGCCGCTATCGCCTCGATGTCAAATCGTCGGACGTGGACGGGCCGATCACCTCGGTGCAGTTCGATGTCGGCTGGTACTCCGACGGCAGCGCCGATACGCCCGACCTGCTGGAGACCTCGATCGACAAGCAGGAATACGCTTCCGGCGACACCATGGTGGTGTCGGTCAACGCCCGATCGGCGGGGAAACTCACCGTCAACATACTTGGCGACCGCCTGCTGACGACCCAGACCGTTGATGTCAGGGAAGGCACCCAGCAGGTCAAAATCCCCGTCGCCAAGGACTGGGGCACCGGCGCCTATGTGCTGGCGACCCTGCGCCGGCCGCTCGACGCCGCCGCTCAGCGGATGCCCGGACGGGCGATCGGGCTGAAATGGTTCGGCATCGACAAGAAGGCCCGCACGCTGCAGGTAGCACTCTCGCCGCCACCGTTGGTGCGGCCGGGAACCGCCTTGAAGATTCCGGTCAAGCTCGGCGGGCTAAACCCCGGGGAAGACGCCAAGATCGTGGTTGCCGCGGTCGATGTCGGCATCCTCAACCTGACCAATTACAAGCCGCCGGCGCCTGACGATTACTATCTCGGCCAACGCCGCCTGACCGCTGAAGTCCGCGACCTCTACGGGCAACTGATCGACGGCATGCAGGGGACGCGAGGCCAGCTCAAGACCGGTGGCGATGCCGCCGGCGCCGAGCTGCAGGGCGCGCCTCCCACGCAAAAGCCGCTGGCGCTGTATTCCGGCATCGTCACCGTTGGCCCTGACGGGTCGGCTGAAGTCTCGTTCGACATTCCCGAATTCGCCGGCACCGCGCGGGTGATGGCGGTGGCGTGGAGCGCGACCAAGGTCGGTCGTGCCAACATCGACGTGACGGTGCGCGATCCCGTGGTGCTGACGGCAACGCTGCCGCGGTTTCTGCTCAACGGCGACAAGGGCACCATGAGTTTCGATCTCGACAACGTCGAAGGCGCGCCTGGCGACTACACCATCGCGGTGAAGACGACAGGTCCGGTGAAGGTGACCGGTAATCCCTCGACCACGGTCAAGCTCGCCGCCAAGCAGCGCACCTCGATGGCGCTGGCGCTCGATGCCGGCGGCGCCGGCACCGCCAATCTCGACGTCGACATATCAGGCCCGAACGGTCTTGCGCTGGCGCGGCACTATGCGCTCGACGTCAAGGCCGCGACGCAGATCTTGGCGCGGCGTTCGATCCGCACACTGGCTAAAGGAGAGAGCCTGACACTGACGCAGGACATGTTCTCCGACCTGGTATCAGGCACCGGCAGCGTCTCGCTGTCGGCGAGCCTGTCGACCGCACTCGATGCCGCGACCATCCTGAAAGCGCTGGATCGCTATCCGTATGGCTGTTCCGAGCAGATCACCAGCCGCGCGATGCCGTTGCTCTATGTCAACGACCTCGCGGCCGGTGCGCATCTGGCGATGGACACCGAGGTCGATCAACGCATCAAGGACGCCATCGATCGCCTGCTGGCCCGCCAAGGCTCGAACGGTTCGTTCGGCCTGTGGTCGGCGGGCGGCGACGACGCCTGGCTCGATGCCTATGTGACTGACTTCCTGACCCGCGCCCGCGAAAAGGGCTTTGCGGTGCCGGATATCCTGTTCAAGAGCGCGCTCGACCGCATCCGAAACTCGGTGGTCAACGCCAACGAGCCGGAAAAGGATGGCGGCCGCGATCTCGCTTACGGCCTCTACGTGCTGGCCCG is a window encoding:
- a CDS encoding alpha-2-macroglobulin, with protein sequence MIGFVRATLVCATLALGLFPALAADKAFRRDDLADSAIKLEAQIKSEAGPVTKSAATLRSDADVAFKRADFRTGLQILGQIAATTPEDGANWLKLAKTIFQIRSNSSSEQTFLLERASTAAYIAYQRAANPGEEADALAVLGRSMSDRKLWRPALDTLRLSLDLREVADVRGQYEKMRDEHGFRLLDYTVDSDGASPRACFQFSEDLAKRVDFAPFLALAGTDKPALSAEGKQLCVDGLKHGERYNINLRAGLPSTVKESLPKSAEFNIYVRDRKPFVRFTGRAYVLPRTGQRGIPLVSVNTPAVNVNVFRIGDRNLINTVIDSDFQKTLSRYQLSDLGNERGVKVWTGELATATTLNQDVVTAFPVDEALGNLQPGVYVMTAAPKSPGSDDDGTLATQWFIVSDMGLTAFSGNDGIHVFVNSLASTEAVTKAEVKLVARNNEILATRKTDDAGHVLFEAGLALGEGGLSPALLTVTSEKADYAFLSLKTSAFDLTDRGVAGRETPAGADAFVYAERGVYRSNETVYLTALLRDGQGNAMTGGPLTLVIERPDGVEYRRAQLADQGAGGRSMAVPLNSAVPTGTWRARAYTDPKGASVGETTFMVEDYIPERIEFDLTAKDKLIKAEIPVELKVDGHFLYGAPASGLSLEGDMLVTSAASGRPGYPGYQFGVADEETASNERTPIENLPEADANGVATFPVSLPKPPSSTRPQEAQIFIRMAETGGRAVERKLVLPVAPAQNLIGIRPLFGDKNVAEGDKAEFDVVFVAPDGKQLSRNGLRYELLKMESRYQWYRQNSSWEYEPVKSTSRVADGDLTLTSDKAARVSLAPQPGRYRLDVKSSDVDGPITSVQFDVGWYSDGSADTPDLLETSIDKQEYASGDTMVVSVNARSAGKLTVNILGDRLLTTQTVDVREGTQQVKIPVAKDWGTGAYVLATLRRPLDAAAQRMPGRAIGLKWFGIDKKARTLQVALSPPPLVRPGTALKIPVKLGGLNPGEDAKIVVAAVDVGILNLTNYKPPAPDDYYLGQRRLTAEVRDLYGQLIDGMQGTRGQLKTGGDAAGAELQGAPPTQKPLALYSGIVTVGPDGSAEVSFDIPEFAGTARVMAVAWSATKVGRANIDVTVRDPVVLTATLPRFLLNGDKGTMSFDLDNVEGAPGDYTIAVKTTGPVKVTGNPSTTVKLAAKQRTSMALALDAGGAGTANLDVDISGPNGLALARHYALDVKAATQILARRSIRTLAKGESLTLTQDMFSDLVSGTGSVSLSASLSTALDAATILKALDRYPYGCSEQITSRAMPLLYVNDLAAGAHLAMDTEVDQRIKDAIDRLLARQGSNGSFGLWSAGGDDAWLDAYVTDFLTRAREKGFAVPDILFKSALDRIRNSVVNANEPEKDGGRDLAYGLYVLARNGAAPIGDLRYLADTKLSNLATPIAKSQLAAALALVGDKARAERVYGAALDALAPKPVIEFGRVDYGSALRDAAALVSLASEGNAPRATLTQAVQRVEVARGLTPYTSTQENAWLVLASRALAKETLALDIDGVPAKQAVYRSYKAEAMAGKPIKITNTGDAPIQAVVSVSGSPITPEPAASNGFKIERNYFTLDGKPADISKAKQNDRFAVVLKVTEAKPEFGHIMVSDYLPAGLEIDNPKLVSSGDSGTLDWIEDGEEPENTEFRDDRFTAAIDRAADDAAVFTVAYVVRAVSPGKYVLPQAYVEDMYNPSRYGRSGTGTVEVRPAK